A window of the Lolium perenne isolate Kyuss_39 chromosome 7, Kyuss_2.0, whole genome shotgun sequence genome harbors these coding sequences:
- the LOC127323954 gene encoding uncharacterized protein — protein MVLMLHIAPIPLTPSSPPHPPLRRHRCPPPMAASASHQPKAAPVVLGCGAVGADYLATVASFPNPDDKIRSLALKVEGGGNAGNALTGAARLGLNPRIISKVANDALGRNILKELRDDGVDTSYMTVAEEGNSPFTYIIVDNQTKTRTCIHTPGYPPMTPEELTNENLFAALHGVDMVYFDVRLHETALLVAEEASQRKIPILIDAEKKRDGLDELLNFASYVVCSAKFPQAWTGASSTPVALVHMLLRLPNIKFVIVTRGEKGCLMLERSMTDASETEETDVEDLLESLEQKVDLSSSLPKCIASKSNLRISADGVGSMSGRLLLGTAEAIPSEELIDTTGAGDAFIGAVLYGLCTSMPIEKMLPFAAQVAACSCRALGARAGLPHLTDPRLAM, from the exons ATGGTGCTGATGCTGCACATCGCTCCAATTCCACTCACCCCTTcttctcctcctcatcctcctctccGTCGGCACCGCtgcccacctcccatggccgcctccgcctcccacCAGCCCAAGGCGGCGCCCGTCGTGCTCGGCTGCGGCGCCGTCGGCGCGGACTACCTCGCCACCGTCGCCTCCTTCCCTAACCCTGACGACAAGATCCGGAGCCTCGCGCTCAAGGTCGAGGGAGGTGGCAACGCCGGCAACGCCCTCACCGGAGCTGCTCGCCTGGGTCTCAACCCAAGGATTATATCCAAG GTAGCTAATGATGCACTTGGTAGAAACATTCTCAAGGAACTGCGAGACGATGGGGTAGACACTTCGTATATGACG GTAGCAGAGGAGGGGAATTCACCCTTCACCTATATAATTGTTGACAACCAGAC GAAAACACGAACTTGTATACACACTCCTGGCTATCCCCCAATGACGCCAGAGGAGCTCACAAATGAAAACCTCTTTGCTGCTTTACATGGTGTAGACATGGTGTATTTTGATGTTAGACTGCATGAGACTGCTTTGCTTGTTGCAGAAGAG GCAAGCCAAAGAAAAATTCCTATATTGATTGATGCTGAGAAAAAAAGGGATGGATTGGACGAGCTTCTTAATTTTGCATCATACGTTGTATGCTCTGCAAAATTTCCTCAG GCCTGGACAGGAGCCTCATCAACACCAGTTGCTTTGGTGCACATGCTTCTAAGGTTACCTAATATCAAGTTCGTTATTGTAACCCGGGGAGAAAAAGGTTGCTTGATGCTTGAAAGAAGCATGACAG ATGCTTCTGAGACTGAGGAAACTGATGTAGAGGATCTGCTGGAATCGCTAGAGCAGAAAGTTGATTTGAGTTCTAGCTTGCCAAAATGCATTGCTTCCAAG TCAAATTTGAGAATAAGTGCAGATGGTGTAGGCTCGATGAGTGGCAGGTTACTTTTAGGCACAGCTGAAGCTATACCCTCTGAAGAGCTCATAGATACAACTGGTGCAGGTGATGCATTTATCGGAGCTGTTCTATATG GTTTATGCACCAGCATGCCGATTGAGAAGATGCTGCCTTTTGCAGCACAAGTG GCTGCTTGCAGCTGCAGAGCTTTGGGGGCCAGGGCTGGTCTTCCTCATCTCACTGACCCGCGACTGGCAATGTAG
- the LOC127323774 gene encoding protein neprosin-like, translating into MTRTAMKGRRRRHGQPRHLGLVADQPESRCSMSSCSAAPKQLLHLLLVSLLLASTCAAASSSATADAQYLSPKMARIQRHLDRLNKPALRTIQSMDGDTIDCVPRHEQHALDHPLLRNHKIQLAPPRKPVSTSTSGTASALSSSWNSTGARARRTAWQTWHHAGHCPRGTVPMRRTTAADVLRGRRSLFRFGRKRHRRDRAPRAANAPDVVTGNGHEHAIAYTAVGQQEVYGAKATINVWDPAIQESNGFSLSQLWLLSGSFNGSDLNSIEAGWQVSPELYGDSRPRLFTYWTSDAYEATGCYNALCPGFVQTSSRVAIGASISPVSSLGGEQYDMTLLVWKDPKLGNWWLSYGDGGASQLVGYWPAELFTHLSGHATMVEWGGEVVNTSPGGAHTATQMGSGRFAAEGFGRASYFRDLETVDAGNSLAPVSLDALQTLAEDGGCYDIRKAYDDRDGWGTHFYYGGPGHNPACP; encoded by the exons ATGACGCGCACGGCCATGaaggggcggcggaggaggcatgGCCAGCCCCGTCATCTAGGTCTTGTAGCGGATCAGCCGGAGAGCAGGTGCTCCATGTCGTCCTGCTCTGCTGCCCCTAAGCAGCTGCTCCATCTTCTTCTTGTCTCCCTCCTCCTCGCATCCACCTGCGCCGCGGCGTCGTCGTCGGCGACGGCGGATGCGCAGTACCTGTCGCCGAAGATGGCGAGGATCCAGCGCCACCTCGACCGGCTCAACAAACCGGCTCTGCGCACCATACAG AGCATGGACGGCGACACCATCGACTGCGTGCCCCGCCACGAGCAGCACGCGCTGGACCACCCGCTCCTCAGGAACCACAAGATCCAGCTCGCGCCGCCGCGCAAGCCCGTCTCCACCTCAACCTCCGGTACTGCCAGCGCGTTGTCGTCGTCGTGGAACTCCACCGGCGCTAGGGCCAGGAGGACGGCGTGGCAGACGTGGCACCACGCGGGGCACTGCCCCAGGGGCACGGTGCCGATGCGGCGGACCACCGCCGCCGACGTGCTCCGCGGCAGGAGGTCGCTCTTCCGCTTCGGCCGCAAGCGCCACCGCCGCGACCGCGCGCCTCGCGCCGCCAACGCGCCCGACGTCGTCACCGGCAACGGCCACGAG cacgcgATCGCGTACACCGCCGTGGGGCAGCAGGAGGTGTACGGCGCCAAGGCGACCATCAACGTCTGGGATCCGGCCATCCAGGAGTCCAACGGCTTCAGCCTCTCCCAGCTCTGGCTCCTCTCCGGCTCCTTCAACGGCTCCGACCTCAACAGCATCGAGGCAGGATGGCAG GTCAGCCCTGAGCTGTACGGGGACAGCAGGCCGAGGCTCTTCACATACTGGACT AGCGACGCTTACGAGGCGACCGGCTGCTACAACGCGCTGTGCCCGGGCTTCGTGCAGACGAGCTCCCGGGTGGCCATCGGCGCCTCCATCTCCCCGGTCTCCTCCCTCGGCGGCGAGCAGTACGACATGACGCTCCTCGTCTGGAAGGACCCGAAGCTCGGCAACTGGTGGCTCAgctacggcgacggcggcgcctcGCAGCTCGTGGGCTACTGGCCCGCCGAGCTCTTCACGCACCTGTCGGGCCACGCCACCATGGTGGAGTGGGGCGGCGAGGTAGTTAACACCAGCCCCGGCGGCGCGCACACCGCCACGCAGATGGGCTCCGGACGGTTCGCGGCGGAAGGGTTCGGGCGTGCCAGCTACTTCCGCGACCTCGAGACGGTGGACGCCGGGAACAGCCTGGCGCCCGTCTCGCTCGACGCCCTGCAGACGCTGGCGGAGGACGGCGGCTGCTACGACATCAGGAAGGCCTACGACGACCGGGACGGTTGGGGCACGCACTTCTACTACGGAGGACCGGGGCACAACCCGGCATGCCCCTGA